One genomic window of Halovivax cerinus includes the following:
- a CDS encoding PadR family transcriptional regulator, which produces MHDLTGFQRDLLYVIAGADRPSGQAVKTEVEQYYDEEINHGRLYPNLDTLVNRGLVEKGQLDRRTNYYTISGTGLEAIQERQEWESRYVEF; this is translated from the coding sequence ATGCACGATCTGACCGGATTTCAGCGCGACCTCCTGTACGTCATCGCGGGTGCCGATCGGCCGTCGGGGCAGGCCGTCAAAACCGAAGTCGAGCAGTACTACGACGAGGAGATCAACCACGGGCGGCTGTACCCCAATCTGGACACGCTGGTCAACAGGGGACTCGTCGAGAAGGGGCAACTCGACCGGCGGACGAACTACTACACGATCAGCGGGACGGGACTCGAGGCGATCCAGGAGCGCCAGGAGTGGGAATCACGGTACGTCGAGTTCTAG
- a CDS encoding acyltransferase: MTNAPYGRNCHIHDDAAIGTERGRPPTIGDDATIRRGAIIYDDVTIGDRFTTGHHVLVRERTTIGDDVLVGTRTTIDGRTDIGSGVSIQSAVYVPSDTRIGSNVFVGPGAVLTNDEYPIRREADLQGPTVEDGASIGANATILPGVTIGDGAFVAAGSVVTDDVPAETLALGAPARTEPLPEPLDRPNQIE, from the coding sequence GTGACCAACGCACCCTACGGTCGAAACTGCCACATACACGACGACGCAGCGATCGGAACCGAACGCGGTCGGCCGCCGACGATCGGCGACGACGCGACGATTCGTCGAGGCGCAATTATCTACGACGACGTCACGATCGGTGACAGATTCACGACGGGCCACCACGTGCTCGTGCGCGAACGAACCACCATCGGCGACGACGTGCTGGTCGGCACCCGAACGACCATCGACGGACGAACCGACATCGGTTCCGGCGTGAGTATCCAGTCGGCCGTCTACGTCCCGAGTGACACGCGGATCGGATCGAACGTCTTCGTCGGACCCGGGGCTGTGCTGACGAACGACGAGTACCCGATCCGCCGGGAGGCCGACCTCCAGGGACCGACTGTCGAGGACGGCGCCTCGATCGGCGCGAACGCGACGATCCTTCCCGGCGTGACGATCGGGGACGGCGCGTTCGTCGCGGCTGGATCGGTCGTGACCGACGACGTCCCGGCCGAGACGCTGGCGCTCGGCGCACCCGCTCGAACCGAACCGCTCCCGGAACCGCTCGACCGACCGAACCAGATCGAGTGA
- a CDS encoding DUF1616 domain-containing protein produces the protein MSLPTETPADVGDTRRLPVDLAICLGLAVGCWHVVTSVPSSSTLRPLAAVALLLFVPGYSISAVLFPTVSIPSSEERRGEGRLRGISIAERFALAVGLSITVLPVVVVALGLVSVPLTAASIGTTVTSLTVVAVLLGTWRRLRQPAADRFAIRPRRWLGHLTDTPADRRTAMSTVVLVAAIGLAGGVFAYAIVSPTTGSSYSEVALYGETEDGDRAIGAVPEAVEPETEIPVSIEVTNREGTSKRYTVVVQQRPVTDGTVGESVEVTRMHYDLDSGERDRTPASVTPIVGLDETVRVVALVYESDEADVPADPTIQNADDYVYFHTHVTDDPDDDDTIVVDG, from the coding sequence ATGAGTCTGCCGACGGAAACGCCGGCCGACGTCGGCGATACCCGGCGATTGCCCGTCGACCTGGCGATCTGTCTCGGTCTCGCCGTCGGGTGCTGGCACGTCGTGACGTCGGTTCCATCCAGTAGCACGCTACGACCACTGGCCGCTGTCGCGCTATTGCTCTTCGTCCCGGGGTACTCGATAAGCGCGGTCCTCTTTCCGACCGTCTCGATCCCGTCGAGTGAGGAGCGCCGCGGCGAGGGTCGACTCAGAGGAATTTCGATTGCGGAACGATTCGCCCTCGCGGTCGGCCTTTCGATCACCGTACTGCCGGTCGTCGTAGTCGCACTCGGTCTCGTCTCCGTTCCCCTCACGGCGGCGAGCATCGGAACGACGGTGACGTCCCTGACCGTAGTGGCGGTGCTGCTCGGAACGTGGCGGCGGCTTCGCCAGCCGGCGGCGGACCGCTTCGCTATCCGGCCGAGACGGTGGCTGGGGCACCTGACCGACACACCGGCCGACCGACGGACCGCGATGTCGACCGTGGTTCTCGTCGCCGCAATCGGCCTCGCTGGCGGCGTGTTCGCGTACGCGATAGTCTCGCCGACGACCGGTAGCTCCTACAGCGAGGTCGCCCTCTACGGCGAAACCGAAGACGGCGACCGTGCGATCGGCGCGGTCCCGGAAGCCGTCGAACCGGAGACCGAAATCCCGGTCTCGATCGAGGTGACGAATCGAGAGGGGACCTCGAAGCGGTACACCGTCGTCGTTCAGCAACGACCGGTGACGGACGGGACCGTCGGAGAGAGCGTCGAGGTGACGCGAATGCACTACGACCTCGATTCGGGAGAACGGGACCGAACGCCCGCGAGCGTCACGCCCATCGTCGGGTTGGACGAAACCGTTCGCGTCGTCGCGCTCGTGTACGAATCCGACGAGGCCGACGTCCCCGCCGACCCGACCATCCAAAACGCCGACGACTACGTGTACTTCCACACGCACGTGACGGACGATCCGGACGACGACGATACCATCGTCGTGGACGGCTGA
- a CDS encoding DegT/DnrJ/EryC1/StrS family aminotransferase: MADIPLADPDVGPAALDRIEALAERGELADGPEVRLFESEFAEYCGTDHAVATTNGTTALHATLTAFDVEPGKTVVTSPFSFVASANAIRLAGGQPVFADVDPETYAIDPDAVRECCEARDDVVGLVPVHLYGCPAPMDELVAIADEHDLFVVEDACQAHGAEIDGDRVGSLGDAACFSFYPTKNMTTGEGGMVTTDSDEIAERVARFVNHGRPTGERTYGHVELGHNFRLTSIAAAIGRRQLDRLPAFNRARREHARYYDDHLTHLPIDRPVEPPGYRHVYHQYTIRAENRDALAETLSDHGIGAGIYYDRPIHRQPAYESVHTAARSFPETERAAASVLSLPVHPSLDETDRRAVVSAVSAHFEDR, from the coding sequence ATGGCAGACATTCCACTCGCGGACCCCGACGTCGGACCCGCCGCCCTCGATCGAATCGAAGCGCTCGCAGAACGTGGCGAACTCGCCGATGGACCGGAAGTACGGCTGTTCGAATCCGAGTTCGCCGAGTACTGCGGGACCGATCACGCCGTCGCGACGACGAACGGAACGACCGCCCTGCACGCGACCCTCACCGCCTTCGACGTCGAACCGGGGAAGACGGTCGTCACCAGTCCCTTCTCGTTCGTCGCCAGTGCGAACGCGATCCGGCTGGCCGGCGGTCAACCCGTGTTCGCCGACGTGGATCCGGAGACGTACGCGATCGATCCGGACGCGGTCAGGGAGTGCTGCGAAGCGCGCGACGATGTAGTCGGTCTCGTACCCGTTCACCTGTACGGGTGCCCCGCGCCAATGGACGAGCTCGTCGCCATCGCGGACGAACACGACCTGTTCGTCGTAGAAGATGCCTGTCAGGCCCACGGCGCCGAGATCGACGGCGACCGCGTCGGGTCACTCGGCGACGCCGCCTGCTTCTCGTTCTACCCGACGAAGAACATGACCACGGGAGAGGGGGGAATGGTTACGACCGACTCGGACGAGATCGCAGAGCGCGTCGCACGGTTCGTCAACCACGGGCGGCCGACGGGAGAACGCACGTACGGCCACGTCGAACTCGGACACAACTTCCGATTGACGTCGATCGCTGCGGCGATCGGGCGGCGACAACTCGATCGACTGCCCGCGTTCAATCGCGCCAGGCGGGAGCACGCACGCTACTACGACGATCACCTGACACACCTCCCGATCGATCGACCGGTCGAACCGCCGGGGTATCGACACGTCTACCATCAGTACACGATTCGCGCGGAGAACCGTGACGCACTCGCCGAAACGCTCTCCGACCACGGCATCGGCGCCGGAATCTACTACGACAGACCGATCCACCGCCAGCCCGCGTACGAATCCGTTCACACGGCCGCGCGGTCGTTCCCGGAGACTGAGCGGGCGGCCGCGAGCGTCCTCTCGCTACCGGTCCACCCGTCGCTCGACGAAACCGATCGTCGAGCCGTCGTCTCCGCTGTCTCGGCACACTTCGAGGACCGATGA
- a CDS encoding DUF7344 domain-containing protein has product MSDDGLGKATLFDVFSNARRRMAVRYLIDVEGTCDLTPLVEQVAAWENGVGLDDVTRAQRRRVYISLYQTHLPMLADHGVIDWDPETHRITLRHDGRTFAPYLEQAGGARSWGLVYAGAAVGGAAGVSLAVLSVGPVTTAIAPTIAAITCLAVLVVVAVQVLSRRTGGLPSVGADE; this is encoded by the coding sequence ATGAGTGACGACGGACTCGGGAAGGCAACGCTCTTCGACGTGTTCAGCAACGCTCGGCGACGGATGGCCGTCAGGTATCTCATCGACGTCGAGGGGACGTGTGACCTCACGCCGCTCGTCGAACAGGTAGCCGCGTGGGAAAATGGTGTTGGACTCGACGACGTTACGCGTGCGCAACGACGACGCGTCTACATCTCCCTCTACCAGACGCACCTCCCGATGCTCGCGGACCACGGCGTGATCGACTGGGATCCCGAAACCCACCGGATCACGCTGCGCCACGACGGTCGAACCTTCGCGCCGTACCTGGAGCAGGCGGGAGGAGCCCGTTCCTGGGGGTTGGTGTACGCCGGTGCGGCGGTCGGTGGCGCCGCGGGTGTGTCCCTGGCCGTCCTGTCCGTCGGACCCGTCACCACGGCGATCGCGCCGACCATCGCAGCGATAACCTGCCTCGCCGTCCTCGTCGTCGTCGCAGTACAGGTTCTGTCCAGGCGAACCGGCGGACTTCCGTCGGTCGGCGCCGACGAGTGA